A window of the Oryza brachyantha chromosome 5, ObraRS2, whole genome shotgun sequence genome harbors these coding sequences:
- the LOC102715210 gene encoding uncharacterized protein LOC102715210 isoform X1, producing the protein MGANADPTGGHLGGPHQRNPSPAALAPPQHGVAATTAAALRHDPGLSVRWTPEEQAALEGGLASYAADAAVVRYAKIAMNLPDKTVRDVALRCRWMTKKESSKKRKEELSKKNKEKKERANDSSSKGPAHLVSRPNAPPYSVPVLPMDDDDVSYKTIGGQTGELLEHNAQILNQIYTNISNMQVQENIPLLCQTRDNILAVLKDRISDVPDIMKQMPPLPVQLNEDLANSTLLPRPPHT; encoded by the exons ATGGGGGCGAACGCCGACCCCACGGGCGGGCATCTGGGCGGGCCCCACCAGCGCAACCCCTCCCCCGCGGCGCTAGCCCCGCCGCAGCACGGCGTGGCCGCGACCACCGCGGCCGCGCTGCGCCACGACCCGGGGCTCTCCGTCCGGTGGACGCCCGAGGAGCAGGCCGCGCTCGAAGGAGGGCTGGCGAG CTATGCGGCTGATGCAGCTGTAGTTCGCTATGCAAAAATTGCTATGAATCTGCCTGACAAGACAGTGCGAGATGTGGCCCTGCGTTGCAGATGGATGACT AAAAAGGAGAGTAgcaagaaaaggaaggaagagttatctaagaaaaacaaagaaaagaag GAGAGAGCGAATGATTCTTCATCAAAAGGGCCAGCTCACCTAGTGTCCCGACCTAATGCCCCTCCATATTCCGTTCCAGTTCTTCCtatggatgatgatgatgtgtCATACAAAA CAATTGGAGGCCAAACAGGTGAACTTCTTGAGCACAATGCACAGATCTTGAACCAGATCTATACCaatatttcaaacatgcag GTGCAGGAGAATATCCCTCTTCTATGTCAAACTAGGGATAATATACTTGCAGTCCTGAAGGA CAGGATAAGTGATGTTCCTGATATAATGAAGCAAATGCCACCCCTTCCTGTACAATTGAATGAAGATTTGGCCAACTCTACGTTGTTGCCGAGGCCTCCGCATACATGA
- the LOC102715210 gene encoding uncharacterized protein LOC102715210 isoform X4, whose translation MGANADPTGGHLGGPHQRNPSPAALAPPQHGVAATTAAALRHDPGLSVRWTPEEQAALEGGLASYAADAAVVRYAKIAMNLPDKTVRDVALRCRWMTKKESSKKRKEELSKKNKEKKERANDSSSKGPAHLVSRPNAPPYSVPVLPMDDDDVSYKTIGGQTGELLEHNAQILNQIYTNISNMQENIPLLCQTRDNILAVLKEISDVPDIMKQMPPLPVQLNEDLANSTLLPRPPHT comes from the exons ATGGGGGCGAACGCCGACCCCACGGGCGGGCATCTGGGCGGGCCCCACCAGCGCAACCCCTCCCCCGCGGCGCTAGCCCCGCCGCAGCACGGCGTGGCCGCGACCACCGCGGCCGCGCTGCGCCACGACCCGGGGCTCTCCGTCCGGTGGACGCCCGAGGAGCAGGCCGCGCTCGAAGGAGGGCTGGCGAG CTATGCGGCTGATGCAGCTGTAGTTCGCTATGCAAAAATTGCTATGAATCTGCCTGACAAGACAGTGCGAGATGTGGCCCTGCGTTGCAGATGGATGACT AAAAAGGAGAGTAgcaagaaaaggaaggaagagttatctaagaaaaacaaagaaaagaag GAGAGAGCGAATGATTCTTCATCAAAAGGGCCAGCTCACCTAGTGTCCCGACCTAATGCCCCTCCATATTCCGTTCCAGTTCTTCCtatggatgatgatgatgtgtCATACAAAA CAATTGGAGGCCAAACAGGTGAACTTCTTGAGCACAATGCACAGATCTTGAACCAGATCTATACCaatatttcaaacatgcag GAGAATATCCCTCTTCTATGTCAAACTAGGGATAATATACTTGCAGTCCTGAAGGA GATAAGTGATGTTCCTGATATAATGAAGCAAATGCCACCCCTTCCTGTACAATTGAATGAAGATTTGGCCAACTCTACGTTGTTGCCGAGGCCTCCGCATACATGA
- the LOC102715210 gene encoding uncharacterized protein LOC102715210 isoform X2, whose protein sequence is MGANADPTGGHLGGPHQRNPSPAALAPPQHGVAATTAAALRHDPGLSVRWTPEEQAALEGGLASYAADAAVVRYAKIAMNLPDKTVRDVALRCRWMTKKESSKKRKEELSKKNKEKKERANDSSSKGPAHLVSRPNAPPYSVPVLPMDDDDVSYKTIGGQTGELLEHNAQILNQIYTNISNMQVQENIPLLCQTRDNILAVLKEISDVPDIMKQMPPLPVQLNEDLANSTLLPRPPHT, encoded by the exons ATGGGGGCGAACGCCGACCCCACGGGCGGGCATCTGGGCGGGCCCCACCAGCGCAACCCCTCCCCCGCGGCGCTAGCCCCGCCGCAGCACGGCGTGGCCGCGACCACCGCGGCCGCGCTGCGCCACGACCCGGGGCTCTCCGTCCGGTGGACGCCCGAGGAGCAGGCCGCGCTCGAAGGAGGGCTGGCGAG CTATGCGGCTGATGCAGCTGTAGTTCGCTATGCAAAAATTGCTATGAATCTGCCTGACAAGACAGTGCGAGATGTGGCCCTGCGTTGCAGATGGATGACT AAAAAGGAGAGTAgcaagaaaaggaaggaagagttatctaagaaaaacaaagaaaagaag GAGAGAGCGAATGATTCTTCATCAAAAGGGCCAGCTCACCTAGTGTCCCGACCTAATGCCCCTCCATATTCCGTTCCAGTTCTTCCtatggatgatgatgatgtgtCATACAAAA CAATTGGAGGCCAAACAGGTGAACTTCTTGAGCACAATGCACAGATCTTGAACCAGATCTATACCaatatttcaaacatgcag GTGCAGGAGAATATCCCTCTTCTATGTCAAACTAGGGATAATATACTTGCAGTCCTGAAGGA GATAAGTGATGTTCCTGATATAATGAAGCAAATGCCACCCCTTCCTGTACAATTGAATGAAGATTTGGCCAACTCTACGTTGTTGCCGAGGCCTCCGCATACATGA
- the LOC102715210 gene encoding uncharacterized protein LOC102715210 isoform X3 codes for MGANADPTGGHLGGPHQRNPSPAALAPPQHGVAATTAAALRHDPGLSVRWTPEEQAALEGGLASYAADAAVVRYAKIAMNLPDKTVRDVALRCRWMTKKESSKKRKEELSKKNKEKKERANDSSSKGPAHLVSRPNAPPYSVPVLPMDDDDVSYKTIGGQTGELLEHNAQILNQIYTNISNMQENIPLLCQTRDNILAVLKDRISDVPDIMKQMPPLPVQLNEDLANSTLLPRPPHT; via the exons ATGGGGGCGAACGCCGACCCCACGGGCGGGCATCTGGGCGGGCCCCACCAGCGCAACCCCTCCCCCGCGGCGCTAGCCCCGCCGCAGCACGGCGTGGCCGCGACCACCGCGGCCGCGCTGCGCCACGACCCGGGGCTCTCCGTCCGGTGGACGCCCGAGGAGCAGGCCGCGCTCGAAGGAGGGCTGGCGAG CTATGCGGCTGATGCAGCTGTAGTTCGCTATGCAAAAATTGCTATGAATCTGCCTGACAAGACAGTGCGAGATGTGGCCCTGCGTTGCAGATGGATGACT AAAAAGGAGAGTAgcaagaaaaggaaggaagagttatctaagaaaaacaaagaaaagaag GAGAGAGCGAATGATTCTTCATCAAAAGGGCCAGCTCACCTAGTGTCCCGACCTAATGCCCCTCCATATTCCGTTCCAGTTCTTCCtatggatgatgatgatgtgtCATACAAAA CAATTGGAGGCCAAACAGGTGAACTTCTTGAGCACAATGCACAGATCTTGAACCAGATCTATACCaatatttcaaacatgcag GAGAATATCCCTCTTCTATGTCAAACTAGGGATAATATACTTGCAGTCCTGAAGGA CAGGATAAGTGATGTTCCTGATATAATGAAGCAAATGCCACCCCTTCCTGTACAATTGAATGAAGATTTGGCCAACTCTACGTTGTTGCCGAGGCCTCCGCATACATGA